The Enterococcus rotai genome includes a window with the following:
- a CDS encoding MurR/RpiR family transcriptional regulator, whose amino-acid sequence MLDLFDFLHYLNTNKRDATYSRIIIYLLSHLNEVRTLTITEIADSCFVSPATLSRFCRHFGISSFASLRESLVSLGTMKGHSGLRMKEHELTDLKHDPKSYLASYGTEIITAVNDVLETIDIEQVDHILADIHQAQEVILIGYSATLELAKDLQTSFLLSQKLIFVGETEETQQAFVDELSEQSIVIVISSYGSLLNRSSELMRKISNSPAKSILLTQHTQNTLTNQFDLSINVTTTNYVRIGNYPLTFFLDYFVRRYTSLYQ is encoded by the coding sequence TTATCTTCTTAGTCACCTTAATGAGGTTCGGACACTGACAATCACTGAAATTGCCGACAGCTGTTTTGTTTCACCAGCAACGTTAAGCCGATTCTGCCGTCATTTTGGCATTTCAAGTTTTGCCTCTTTGCGAGAGTCACTCGTTTCGTTAGGCACGATGAAAGGCCATAGTGGTTTGCGAATGAAAGAACATGAGCTGACTGATCTTAAGCATGATCCGAAAAGTTACCTGGCTTCATATGGAACTGAAATCATTACAGCCGTTAATGATGTCTTGGAGACTATCGATATTGAGCAAGTCGATCATATTTTAGCAGATATCCATCAAGCACAAGAAGTCATTTTGATTGGGTATAGCGCTACATTAGAGTTAGCAAAAGACTTACAAACATCTTTTCTTCTAAGCCAGAAACTGATTTTTGTTGGGGAAACAGAAGAAACTCAGCAAGCGTTTGTGGATGAACTGAGTGAACAATCGATCGTAATCGTGATTTCCTCTTATGGCTCTTTACTTAACCGTAGCAGTGAGTTGATGAGAAAAATCAGCAATAGCCCCGCTAAGTCGATTCTTTTGACTCAACATACACAAAATACATTGACCAATCAATTCGATTTATCAATCAATGTGACCACTACCAACTATGTCCGCATTGGTAATTATCCTTTGACGTTTTTCTTGGATTATTTTGTGCGGCGATATACAAGTTTATATCAATAA